Proteins from one Geobacter sp. genomic window:
- the rplQ gene encoding 50S ribosomal protein L17 has product MRHAKAGRRLGRTTSHRVAMFRNMVTSLLQHEKITTTDAKAKELRSIAEKMITLGKRGDLHAIRLASAYIRDKKVVTKLFSAIAPRYKERDGGYTRIIKLGQRSGDNALLSQIELVEELVEKRPAKKIAVKKAPVKVEPAVTTAAQPVTEQPAEIATVDAQESSAAVADAPVSTLSETAETCEAKAD; this is encoded by the coding sequence ATGCGTCACGCTAAGGCCGGAAGAAGACTAGGAAGAACAACGAGTCACAGAGTCGCGATGTTCAGAAACATGGTGACATCATTATTGCAGCATGAAAAGATTACGACGACAGACGCAAAGGCGAAAGAGCTCCGCTCTATTGCCGAGAAGATGATCACCCTTGGGAAACGGGGGGATCTTCATGCAATTAGACTAGCATCTGCTTATATTCGCGATAAAAAAGTGGTGACAAAGCTTTTTAGTGCCATAGCACCGCGATATAAGGAGCGTGATGGTGGATATACCCGTATTATCAAGCTGGGGCAAAGATCCGGCGATAATGCACTCCTTTCCCAGATTGAACTAGTCGAGGAGCTTGTTGAGAAAAGACCCGCGAAGAAAATAGCGGTAAAAAAGGCCCCAGTGAAGGTTGAGCCTGCGGTCACCACGGCTGCTCAGCCTGTTACTGAGCAACCGGCTGAGATCGCTACCGTTGATGCTCAGGAAAGCTCTGCAGCAGTTGCGGATGCGCCTGTGTCCACGCTGTCTGAAACTGCAGAAACCTGCGAGGCAAAAGCAGACTGA
- the tgt gene encoding tRNA guanosine(34) transglycosylase Tgt, translating to MHFIEKGNFHFTLVAKDFSSAARRGRIRTPHGVIETPIFMPVGTHAAMKAMTPEQVSATGAQIILANTYHLHLRPGENLVEKAGGLHTFMAWDKPILTDSGGFQVFSLPNKRITHDGAYFKHELTGEEIYLDPSKAIAIQEALGADIIMAFDECIPYPCDRQYAETSTRKTIRWAEICKNAQQRTDQALFGIVQGSVYPDLRTMCAKELVAMDFPGYAIGGVSVGEGLELLKQVVEVTVPHLPEGKPRYLMGVGLPEDILASVERGIDMFDCVIPTRYARSATLFTNRGKIRLTNKNYRRDFYPIDPNCTCYTCKNFTRAYLHHLFNANEVLSAVLASIHNVHFYLNMMADIRTAIEEHRFLDYKHEFLSAYLGKAKKDRPHE from the coding sequence ATGCATTTTATAGAAAAAGGCAACTTCCATTTTACCCTTGTGGCCAAGGATTTTTCTTCAGCTGCCAGGCGAGGACGGATCAGAACCCCACACGGAGTTATTGAAACCCCCATCTTTATGCCTGTCGGCACCCATGCTGCCATGAAAGCAATGACTCCTGAGCAGGTCTCTGCTACCGGAGCACAGATCATTCTTGCCAATACCTACCATCTACACCTGCGGCCAGGTGAAAACCTTGTCGAAAAAGCTGGCGGACTTCACACATTCATGGCTTGGGACAAACCGATTCTCACCGATTCGGGAGGTTTTCAGGTCTTTTCTCTGCCCAATAAGCGCATTACCCATGACGGCGCATATTTTAAACACGAACTCACCGGCGAAGAGATCTATCTCGACCCGTCCAAGGCCATAGCAATTCAGGAAGCACTCGGTGCGGACATCATAATGGCTTTCGATGAATGCATCCCCTATCCCTGTGATCGCCAGTACGCAGAAACGTCAACCCGTAAAACCATTCGATGGGCAGAGATATGCAAAAATGCCCAACAGCGCACGGATCAAGCACTATTCGGCATCGTGCAGGGGAGCGTCTATCCAGATTTACGCACCATGTGTGCTAAAGAACTGGTCGCCATGGACTTCCCCGGATACGCCATTGGCGGCGTGAGTGTCGGCGAAGGACTGGAACTGTTGAAACAAGTTGTCGAAGTAACGGTTCCCCATCTACCTGAGGGCAAACCACGCTATCTCATGGGGGTAGGTCTCCCGGAAGACATCTTGGCAAGTGTCGAACGGGGGATTGACATGTTTGATTGTGTCATCCCCACTCGCTACGCACGCAGCGCAACACTATTCACTAACCGTGGGAAAATCAGGCTTACAAACAAGAATTACCGCCGTGATTTCTACCCAATTGACCCCAATTGCACCTGCTACACCTGTAAAAATTTCACACGTGCTTACTTACACCACCTCTTCAATGCGAATGAAGTCCTCTCGGCTGTTCTTGCCAGCATTCACAATGTACACTTCTACCTGAACATGATGGCTGACATTCGCACAGCAATCGAAGAGCATCGTTTCCTTGACTATAAACATGAATTTCTTTCAGCCTATCTGGGAAAAGCAAAAAAGGATCGTCCTCATGAATGA
- a CDS encoding succinate dehydrogenase/fumarate reductase iron-sulfur subunit — protein MSDHKTMTLTLIVWRQKNANDPGKFETYTAKEITEHHSFLEMLDVVNEDLINAGKEPIVFDHDCREGICGMCSQVVNGMPHGGQERTTLCQLHMRKFKDGDTIYIEPWRARAFPIVKDLVVDRSALDTIIQAGGYTSCHTGGVPDANTIMIPKPIAEEATDAAECIGCGACVAGCPNSAAMLFTGAKVSQLALLPQGRPEAAQRVTNMIQAMRDCGFGNCTNHYECQAACPKGIDVKFIARMNREYLKALFA, from the coding sequence ATGAGCGATCACAAGACCATGACATTGACACTGATCGTGTGGCGCCAGAAGAACGCCAACGATCCCGGAAAATTTGAGACATACACTGCCAAGGAGATCACTGAGCACCATTCCTTCTTGGAGATGCTGGACGTCGTCAACGAAGATCTGATTAATGCTGGAAAAGAACCGATCGTGTTTGACCACGACTGCCGCGAAGGGATCTGTGGGATGTGCTCACAGGTCGTCAACGGCATGCCGCACGGTGGTCAAGAGCGCACTACCCTGTGCCAGTTACATATGCGGAAGTTCAAGGATGGCGACACGATTTATATTGAACCGTGGCGCGCTCGTGCCTTCCCGATCGTGAAAGACCTGGTTGTTGATCGCTCTGCACTCGACACGATTATCCAGGCTGGCGGCTATACTTCCTGCCATACTGGTGGCGTACCCGATGCTAACACGATCATGATTCCCAAGCCAATTGCTGAAGAGGCAACCGACGCTGCCGAATGCATCGGTTGCGGCGCCTGCGTGGCTGGGTGCCCCAACAGCGCAGCAATGCTCTTCACTGGTGCCAAGGTTTCACAGCTTGCGCTTCTCCCTCAGGGTAGGCCGGAAGCGGCACAGCGTGTTACCAACATGATCCAGGCCATGAGGGATTGTGGTTTTGGCAACTGCACCAACCATTACGAGTGCCAGGCTGCATGTCCCAAGGGTATTGATGTCAAATTTATCGCCAGGATGAATCGCGAATACCTGAAGGCGCTGTTCGCATAA
- a CDS encoding adenylate kinase — protein sequence MNLVLLGPPGAGKGTQAKLLVKALSIPQISTGDILRAAVKEQTPMGAKAKAFMDDGLLVPDAVVVGIVEERLAKPDCVAGFILDGFPRTVSQADSLRCMLEGQARSIEHVISISVDNDELLGRITGRRTCKGCGKGYHIIFDAPRVAGKCDECGGELFQRDDDREETMRKRLEVYDLQTAPLIDYYRNASLLRDVRGVGSIESIQHQILSIVQGDVG from the coding sequence ATGAATCTCGTACTTCTTGGTCCTCCTGGTGCAGGGAAGGGAACGCAGGCAAAGCTTCTTGTTAAGGCATTGTCGATTCCGCAGATCTCGACCGGTGATATATTGCGTGCGGCTGTCAAGGAGCAGACTCCCATGGGTGCAAAGGCAAAGGCATTTATGGATGATGGCCTGCTCGTTCCGGATGCTGTTGTTGTCGGAATTGTCGAAGAGCGTTTGGCAAAGCCTGATTGTGTGGCTGGATTTATTCTCGATGGTTTTCCTCGTACCGTGAGTCAGGCTGATTCGTTGCGTTGCATGCTTGAAGGGCAGGCAAGGTCAATTGAGCACGTGATCTCAATATCGGTAGACAATGATGAGCTTCTTGGTCGAATTACGGGTCGCCGGACGTGCAAGGGGTGTGGGAAGGGTTACCATATAATTTTTGACGCGCCTCGCGTAGCTGGAAAATGCGACGAGTGTGGCGGTGAACTCTTTCAGCGCGACGATGATCGCGAGGAGACCATGCGTAAGCGTCTCGAGGTATATGACCTGCAGACTGCACCTCTGATAGATTATTATAGGAACGCATCGTTGCTTCGCGATGTTCGTGGGGTTGGGAGCATAGAGTCTATACAGCATCAGATTCTTTCCATTGTTCAGGGTGATGTTGGGTGA
- the rpsK gene encoding 30S ribosomal protein S11 — protein sequence MASPAKRVVKKKKEKKNIPNGVAHIQATFNNTMITITDQVGNVIAWSTAGCKGFKGSRKSTPFAAQIAAEDCAKKVQEHGMRSLEVYVKGPGSGRESALRALQAAGLHVSFIKDVTPIPHNGCRPPKRRRV from the coding sequence ATGGCAAGCCCAGCGAAGCGCGTTGTTAAGAAAAAGAAGGAAAAGAAGAATATTCCGAACGGTGTAGCCCATATTCAGGCTACTTTTAACAATACCATGATCACGATTACTGATCAGGTTGGTAATGTTATCGCATGGTCAACGGCAGGGTGCAAAGGCTTCAAGGGGTCGCGCAAAAGCACTCCATTTGCTGCTCAGATAGCCGCAGAGGATTGTGCAAAGAAGGTCCAGGAGCATGGTATGCGTTCCTTGGAAGTATACGTCAAGGGACCGGGCTCTGGTCGTGAATCAGCGCTTAGAGCACTTCAGGCTGCTGGTCTTCATGTAAGTTTCATCAAGGATGTTACACCCATCCCCCATAATGGTTGTCGTCCGCCAAAACGGAGAAGAGTATAA
- the rpmJ gene encoding 50S ribosomal protein L36, with product MKVRASVKRICDKCKIIKRKGVVRVICDIPKHSQRQG from the coding sequence ATGAAAGTACGGGCATCAGTAAAACGAATCTGTGATAAGTGCAAGATCATCAAGCGCAAGGGTGTTGTGCGAGTGATCTGTGATATCCCTAAACATTCGCAGCGTCAAGGCTAA
- the sdhA gene encoding succinate dehydrogenase (quinone) flavoprotein subunit, whose translation MILDGKCPTGPIEKTWDKHRFDLKLVNPANKRKYNIIVVGTGLAGGAAAASLGELGYNVQAFCYQDSPRRAHSIAAQGGINAAKNYPSDGDSILRLMYDTIKGGDFRAREADVWRLAQVSNNIIDQCVAQGVPFGRDYAGYLDNRSFGGAQVSRTFYSRGETGQQLLLGAYSALSRQIKLGSVKMYNRREMLDLVVVDGVARGITCRNLITGEIESYAADAVCLCTGGYVNVFYLSTNAKGCSVTATWKAAKKGAFFANPCYTQIHPTCIPQAGEYQSKLTLMSESLRNDGRIWVPKKKEDVNKRPEQIPEEDRDYYLERKYPSFGNLAPRDISSRSAKEQCDEGRGVGPGGRGVYLDYADSIKRLSEKIICERYGNLFEMYERITDDNAYKTPMRIYPAPHYAMGGLWVDYNLMSNIPGLFVLGEANFSVHGANRLGASALMQGLSDGYFVIPYTIGGYLATVKPSGTKTDHAEFKKSAEDVNATTKKLLAINGKRTVTEFHRDLGKIMWNNVGMARSKESLTEALQQIPKLREEFWKNVKVTGTGAELNQQLENAGRVADFLEFGELMARDSLHREESCGGHFRVEHQLPDGEAKRNDADFSYVGAWEFKGLDKEPELHKEPLKFETIHLAVRSYK comes from the coding sequence GTGATACTCGACGGAAAATGTCCAACCGGACCAATTGAAAAAACCTGGGACAAGCATCGCTTCGACCTGAAGCTGGTGAACCCCGCCAACAAGCGCAAATATAACATCATCGTCGTGGGCACCGGTTTGGCCGGTGGCGCTGCTGCTGCTTCCTTGGGAGAACTCGGTTACAATGTCCAGGCTTTCTGCTATCAGGACAGCCCGCGTCGCGCCCACTCAATTGCTGCACAGGGCGGCATCAACGCTGCAAAAAACTACCCGAGTGACGGCGATTCCATCCTGCGCCTGATGTATGACACCATCAAGGGTGGTGACTTCCGTGCCCGTGAGGCTGACGTCTGGCGCCTCGCCCAAGTTTCCAACAACATCATCGACCAGTGTGTGGCCCAGGGCGTACCCTTTGGCCGCGATTACGCCGGCTATCTCGACAACCGCTCCTTCGGTGGTGCCCAGGTTTCCCGTACCTTCTATTCACGCGGTGAAACCGGCCAGCAGTTGCTTCTGGGTGCCTACTCGGCCCTGTCCCGCCAGATAAAGCTCGGTTCGGTCAAGATGTACAACCGCCGCGAGATGCTGGACCTGGTAGTGGTTGACGGTGTTGCCCGCGGTATTACCTGCCGCAACCTGATTACCGGCGAGATTGAAAGTTACGCTGCTGACGCCGTTTGCCTCTGCACCGGCGGTTATGTCAACGTGTTTTACCTTTCTACCAATGCCAAAGGCTGTTCTGTTACGGCTACCTGGAAGGCAGCCAAAAAGGGCGCCTTCTTTGCCAACCCCTGCTACACACAGATCCACCCGACCTGCATCCCGCAGGCAGGTGAATACCAGTCCAAACTGACGCTGATGTCGGAGTCGCTGCGTAACGACGGTCGCATCTGGGTTCCCAAGAAGAAGGAAGATGTAAACAAGCGGCCAGAGCAGATCCCCGAAGAGGATCGCGATTACTATCTCGAGCGCAAGTATCCTTCATTCGGAAACCTGGCTCCTCGCGATATCTCGTCCCGTTCCGCCAAGGAGCAGTGTGATGAGGGGCGCGGTGTCGGTCCCGGTGGTCGTGGTGTTTACCTCGATTATGCCGATTCGATCAAGCGTCTCAGCGAAAAAATCATCTGCGAACGCTACGGCAACCTGTTTGAGATGTACGAGCGGATTACTGACGACAACGCCTACAAGACACCGATGCGCATCTACCCGGCACCACACTATGCCATGGGCGGTCTGTGGGTCGATTACAACCTGATGAGCAATATTCCTGGCCTGTTCGTTCTGGGTGAAGCCAACTTCTCGGTGCATGGTGCAAACCGCCTGGGTGCCTCTGCCCTCATGCAGGGTCTTTCCGACGGCTATTTCGTTATTCCTTACACCATTGGCGGGTATCTGGCGACTGTCAAGCCCAGTGGGACCAAGACAGACCATGCCGAGTTCAAGAAGTCGGCTGAGGACGTCAATGCCACGACAAAGAAACTGCTCGCCATTAACGGCAAGCGGACGGTTACCGAGTTCCACCGTGATCTGGGCAAGATCATGTGGAACAATGTCGGGATGGCCCGCTCCAAAGAGAGCCTTACCGAAGCTTTACAGCAGATTCCCAAGCTTCGTGAAGAATTCTGGAAAAATGTCAAGGTCACTGGCACTGGGGCTGAGCTCAACCAGCAACTGGAAAATGCCGGTCGTGTGGCTGACTTCCTTGAATTCGGTGAATTGATGGCACGAGATTCACTCCATCGTGAAGAGTCCTGTGGCGGCCATTTCAGGGTTGAACATCAACTCCCTGACGGGGAAGCCAAGCGTAATGACGCCGATTTCTCATATGTAGGGGCATGGGAATTCAAAGGTCTCGACAAGGAACCTGAACTTCACAAGGAACCCCTGAAATTCGAGACTATTCATCTCGCTGTAAGGAGTTACAAATAA
- the rpsD gene encoding 30S ribosomal protein S4, with protein sequence MARYTGPSCRLCRRQNMELFLKGERCYTDKCAIKRRNYPPGQHGQGRAKVSDYGVQLREKQKVRRIYGILEKQFRSYFEKAERMKGVTGENLLVLLERRLDNLVYRLGFASSRIEARQLVKHGHFTLNGRKVNIPSILVKIGDTIELREKSRKITRVNDALDSVVRRGISQWLELDKDAYRGVLKSLPVREDITMPIQEQLIVELYSK encoded by the coding sequence TTGGCTAGATATACGGGTCCATCCTGCAGACTCTGCAGGAGGCAAAATATGGAGCTCTTTCTTAAGGGAGAGCGCTGCTATACGGATAAGTGTGCAATAAAACGTAGAAACTATCCTCCTGGTCAGCATGGCCAAGGGCGAGCAAAAGTTTCTGATTATGGCGTTCAGTTGCGCGAAAAGCAGAAAGTCCGTCGAATTTACGGCATTCTTGAAAAACAGTTCAGATCCTATTTTGAGAAGGCTGAGCGCATGAAAGGTGTGACTGGCGAGAATTTGCTCGTACTTCTTGAGCGGAGACTCGACAATCTTGTGTACCGACTCGGATTTGCTTCTTCACGCATAGAAGCTCGCCAGCTCGTCAAACATGGGCACTTCACGCTCAATGGGAGAAAGGTCAATATTCCGTCAATTCTGGTCAAGATTGGCGATACCATTGAATTGCGCGAAAAGAGTCGGAAGATAACGCGCGTAAACGATGCGCTGGATAGCGTCGTGCGGCGTGGTATTTCACAATGGTTGGAGCTGGACAAGGACGCATATCGGGGCGTGCTCAAGTCCCTTCCTGTTAGAGAAGACATCACTATGCCTATTCAAGAGCAATTGATCGTCGAACTCTACTCCAAGTAA
- the rpsM gene encoding 30S ribosomal protein S13 produces MARIAGIDLPKNKRIEIALTYIYGIGRSTAQQILSGSGIDFNTRTDGLTEAEVARIREYIDKNIKVEGDLRRDVSMNIKRLMDLGCYRGLRHRKGLPVRGQRTKTNARTRKGPARTVAGKKK; encoded by the coding sequence TTGGCACGCATTGCAGGAATTGACCTTCCGAAAAATAAGCGTATTGAGATTGCTCTGACATATATCTACGGTATCGGGCGCTCGACAGCGCAGCAGATATTGTCTGGCAGCGGTATTGATTTCAATACTCGTACCGACGGGCTTACAGAGGCTGAAGTCGCGCGGATACGCGAGTATATTGATAAGAACATCAAGGTCGAGGGCGATCTCCGCAGGGATGTGTCGATGAATATCAAGCGACTGATGGACCTCGGATGTTACCGCGGTCTCAGGCACAGAAAAGGACTCCCTGTGCGGGGGCAGCGTACCAAGACCAATGCAAGGACGCGTAAAGGGCCTGCCAGGACAGTTGCAGGCAAGAAGAAATAG
- the map gene encoding type I methionyl aminopeptidase, protein MIVLKSPQEIDRMRVSCRIVAEILLILAENVVPGVTTGSLNKIAEREAAKRKAVPAFKGYSGYKYSLCCSVNEQVVHGMPSSRVLLAGDILSLDFGVIVDGFYGDAALTVPVGNVTPSAQKLLQATEESLYAGIEAAQPMGRLSDISYAVQSYVESRGFSVVRDFVGHGIGRSLHESPQIPNYGQPGKGVKLKPGMVLAIEPMINEKGYEVEVLEDGWTAVTCDGGLSAHFEHTVAITDNGPEILTRV, encoded by the coding sequence GTGATAGTTCTCAAATCTCCTCAGGAAATCGACCGGATGAGGGTCTCCTGTAGGATAGTTGCCGAGATTCTCCTTATTTTGGCTGAGAACGTTGTCCCTGGTGTTACGACTGGCTCGCTCAACAAGATTGCGGAGCGAGAGGCAGCAAAGCGAAAGGCTGTGCCGGCGTTCAAGGGGTATAGTGGCTACAAGTACTCACTCTGTTGCTCAGTGAATGAGCAAGTGGTACATGGTATGCCCAGTTCACGAGTTCTGCTGGCAGGTGACATACTGAGTCTTGATTTTGGTGTTATTGTTGATGGCTTTTACGGGGATGCAGCGCTTACGGTCCCTGTTGGAAATGTAACTCCTTCAGCCCAAAAGCTGTTGCAGGCGACTGAAGAGTCACTTTATGCCGGTATAGAGGCAGCTCAGCCTATGGGGCGGTTGTCGGATATATCATACGCGGTTCAGAGTTATGTAGAGTCCCGTGGATTTAGTGTAGTGCGGGATTTTGTGGGTCATGGCATAGGCCGAAGTCTGCACGAGAGCCCTCAAATACCCAACTATGGGCAGCCAGGAAAAGGCGTGAAGTTGAAGCCTGGGATGGTCTTGGCCATAGAGCCGATGATCAATGAGAAGGGCTATGAGGTTGAGGTTCTTGAAGATGGCTGGACCGCAGTAACTTGTGATGGTGGCCTCTCCGCGCATTTCGAACATACCGTTGCCATAACGGACAATGGACCTGAAATACTGACAAGGGTATGA
- a CDS encoding succinate dehydrogenase/fumarate reductase cytochrome b subunit, giving the protein MQILTSSVGRKILMAITGQLMVLFVVVHLLGNSSIFIGADGINAYAKHLHDLGPLVWVFRLAMLSLLSVHVLFGIQLTLENSAASPQSYAVKNYRKATFASDNMVWTGLLILVFLVYHLMQFTARVTPDIVQGVDAAGRYDVFTMVLTSFQKGGIAFIYVAAMVVLFLHLSHGIQSFFQTVGWNNDKTLPVITKLAKVVAVVFLVGYSSIPVFILTGILSK; this is encoded by the coding sequence ATGCAGATACTTACAAGTTCAGTGGGCAGAAAGATTCTGATGGCGATCACCGGCCAGTTGATGGTCCTTTTCGTTGTCGTGCATCTGCTCGGCAATTCCTCGATCTTCATCGGGGCAGACGGCATCAACGCCTATGCCAAGCATCTCCACGACCTGGGACCGCTGGTCTGGGTATTCCGCCTTGCAATGTTGAGCCTGCTCTCCGTCCATGTCCTTTTTGGCATTCAGTTGACACTTGAAAACAGTGCAGCGTCCCCCCAGTCCTATGCAGTGAAGAATTATCGCAAGGCAACGTTCGCCAGCGACAACATGGTCTGGACCGGCCTCCTGATCCTGGTATTCCTTGTGTATCACCTCATGCAATTCACGGCGAGGGTTACTCCCGATATCGTGCAAGGAGTTGATGCTGCGGGGAGATATGATGTTTTCACCATGGTTCTCACGAGCTTCCAAAAGGGTGGGATCGCCTTCATTTATGTGGCAGCAATGGTTGTTCTTTTCCTGCACCTGAGCCACGGCATCCAGAGCTTCTTCCAGACCGTGGGTTGGAATAACGACAAGACACTGCCGGTTATTACCAAGTTGGCCAAGGTTGTGGCCGTTGTCTTCCTGGTTGGCTACAGTTCCATTCCAGTCTTTATACTTACCGGCATTCTGAGCAAATAA
- a CDS encoding DNA-directed RNA polymerase subunit alpha, translated as MYKNWRDLIRPKKIQVESETLSPTYGKFYAEPFERGFGTTLGNSLRRVLLSSLQGAAITSVKIKGVLHEFSAIPGVTEDATDIILNLKGVRLKMHGHESRTIRVIHRGEGIIKAGDIVTDPNIEILNPGHHIATCSKDANLEMEMVVRMGKGYVPADRNRDEKASVGTMPIDSIFSPISKVNFQVTNARVGQITDYDKLTVEVWTDGSVKPDDAIAYAAKILKEQLTIFINFDEEVEQPEEVEHEEDSERINENLYRSVDELELSVRSANCLKNAGIKLIGELVIRTEAEMLKTQNFGRKSLNEIKDVLADMGLSLGMKLDNFPDEEVMRRLRGERKDEE; from the coding sequence ATGTATAAGAACTGGCGTGATCTGATACGCCCAAAGAAGATCCAGGTTGAATCGGAGACTCTTTCGCCTACATATGGTAAATTTTATGCCGAGCCTTTTGAACGTGGCTTTGGAACAACGCTCGGTAATTCGCTGAGAAGAGTGCTCCTTTCTTCATTGCAGGGAGCTGCCATAACATCTGTTAAGATTAAAGGGGTTTTGCATGAGTTTTCTGCAATCCCGGGTGTAACAGAAGACGCGACTGATATCATTCTTAATCTCAAGGGCGTGCGTCTCAAGATGCATGGTCACGAGTCTCGTACGATTCGGGTCATACACCGTGGAGAAGGCATCATTAAGGCCGGCGATATCGTTACCGACCCCAATATTGAAATCCTTAACCCGGGCCACCACATTGCCACCTGCTCCAAGGACGCCAATCTTGAAATGGAGATGGTTGTCAGGATGGGCAAGGGGTATGTACCTGCGGACAGGAATCGTGATGAAAAGGCATCTGTAGGTACCATGCCGATAGATTCTATTTTTTCTCCTATTTCAAAGGTCAACTTTCAGGTCACTAACGCGCGTGTCGGTCAGATAACAGATTATGACAAACTCACTGTAGAAGTATGGACCGACGGAAGTGTAAAACCTGATGATGCTATTGCCTATGCTGCTAAGATTCTCAAGGAGCAGTTGACCATCTTTATCAATTTTGATGAAGAGGTTGAGCAGCCGGAAGAGGTTGAGCATGAAGAGGATTCTGAGCGGATCAACGAGAATCTCTATCGGTCTGTTGATGAACTTGAACTTTCGGTAAGGTCTGCCAATTGTCTGAAGAATGCAGGCATAAAACTCATCGGTGAGCTGGTTATCAGGACTGAAGCCGAGATGCTCAAAACACAGAATTTCGGTCGTAAATCTCTTAATGAGATAAAGGATGTTTTGGCTGATATGGGGCTGTCCCTCGGAATGAAACTTGACAACTTCCCGGATGAGGAAGTCATGCGCAGGCTCCGTGGCGAGCGCAAGGACGAAGAGTAG
- the mazG gene encoding nucleoside triphosphate pyrophosphohydrolase, protein MNEPGFERLMTIMKRLRGPAGCPWDAEQNHESLKRYLLEECYEVLEAIDANNDELLKEELGDLLLQPVFHAVIADERGAFTMDDILASICEKLIRRHPHVFGDDTIKSSDEQIVNWEKIKQQEKGNERRSALSGIPPHLPALLKAQKITEKAARVGFDWEDSDQVFAKVLEELREFEESVVSGNREEMEAELGDLLFAIVNLGRFLSLTPEEALRKTIDRFTSRFSYIEQTLQGQNISMQDATLHEMESLWQEAKVLERKR, encoded by the coding sequence ATGAATGAACCCGGTTTTGAACGCCTCATGACCATCATGAAACGCTTGCGAGGTCCCGCAGGTTGCCCTTGGGATGCAGAACAAAACCACGAATCCCTCAAGCGGTATCTCCTGGAAGAGTGCTACGAAGTGCTTGAGGCGATCGATGCCAATAACGACGAACTTCTCAAGGAAGAGTTGGGTGACTTGTTGTTGCAGCCGGTTTTTCATGCCGTAATTGCCGACGAACGTGGCGCATTCACGATGGACGACATTCTTGCTTCAATCTGCGAAAAACTCATTCGCCGCCACCCCCATGTTTTTGGTGATGACACCATCAAGTCAAGTGATGAGCAAATTGTAAACTGGGAAAAGATTAAACAACAAGAAAAGGGTAATGAACGACGCTCTGCTCTCTCGGGAATACCACCACACCTACCAGCCCTGCTCAAAGCGCAGAAAATCACGGAGAAAGCTGCAAGGGTAGGTTTTGACTGGGAAGATAGCGATCAAGTATTTGCAAAAGTGCTTGAGGAGTTACGTGAGTTTGAGGAGAGTGTTGTTAGTGGCAATCGGGAGGAAATGGAAGCAGAACTAGGCGATCTTCTTTTTGCAATTGTTAATCTAGGCCGCTTTTTGTCATTAACACCGGAAGAGGCGCTCCGTAAAACGATTGATCGCTTCACCTCGCGGTTTTCCTATATTGAACAGACACTACAGGGGCAAAACATCTCCATGCAAGACGCCACTCTCCACGAAATGGAGTCTCTCTGGCAGGAGGCAAAGGTTTTGGAACGTAAACGCTGA